One segment of Pseudobacteriovorax antillogorgiicola DNA contains the following:
- the selD gene encoding selenide, water dikinase SelD: protein MRVMNHPYRVDLVLLGGGHSHGIFLKMWGMNPVDGVRVTLISESTDTPYSGMLPGFIGGIYSHEEAHIDLRQLTEYAGVRYIHGHVEGLDIPARQIKLADRPPVRFDCLSFNLGSRPQMDDVEGAHEFGIGIKPVARFWEYWSHVQETVKRHGPHTLSVVGAGAAGVETAISMKRACPQLKIQLIQKSSEILPAHHPKVRKIMADKLLAAGVDVICDAAVKSLKKGNIILQSGPPLETDFTVFTTQAGAPQWLAESGLKLDERGFIAVRDTLQSASHPFIFAVGDVATMEDHPRPKSGVFAVRQGQPLFHHVSQYLKGQKPSQFYPQKRFLSLMYTGDGAVLSRGGLAFSHPVLARYKDHIDRKFMKKFQNLELREMRTQIGIVERSDEFEETIRCHGCAAKVGSRILHGALERLKKEPWKPKADFALHHDDAAILDIPSDTRLLQTVDHLTAFVSDPYIFGRIAANHCLSDIYAMGGKPHSALANIIVPYADQRIMEEDIYQTLEGMMTSLESSKTALLGGHTSEGQHLSLSLTVNGLMPPSGALAKTSVKAGHKLILTKALGTGVLLAAAMRIKARGVWIDHGISSMIMDNGAAAACFVKHRASACTDVTGFGLIGHLQEMLISENLGAKLFRDAIPVLAGALEVSERGIVSSLFAQNRAFLDSLSYRDQDPKAKILVDPQTSGGLLAAIPAETADQCLVDLRAAGYLDASIIGQLEPLGTAQPMELI from the coding sequence ATGCGAGTGATGAATCACCCTTATCGAGTTGATCTAGTGTTATTAGGTGGCGGGCATAGCCACGGTATCTTTCTGAAAATGTGGGGCATGAACCCCGTGGATGGAGTGCGGGTCACTCTGATTTCAGAATCAACCGATACCCCGTATTCGGGAATGTTGCCTGGGTTCATTGGTGGTATCTATAGTCACGAGGAAGCACATATCGATCTTCGGCAGCTGACGGAGTACGCTGGAGTCCGATATATTCACGGCCATGTGGAAGGCCTCGATATTCCTGCTAGGCAGATCAAACTTGCTGACCGACCACCAGTTCGATTCGACTGTCTTTCTTTCAATCTAGGCAGCAGGCCGCAAATGGACGATGTGGAAGGAGCCCATGAATTTGGGATTGGAATCAAGCCGGTGGCCAGATTTTGGGAGTATTGGTCTCATGTGCAGGAAACTGTGAAACGTCATGGTCCCCACACCCTATCTGTTGTTGGAGCTGGAGCAGCTGGAGTTGAAACCGCAATCTCCATGAAGCGAGCCTGCCCTCAATTAAAAATCCAGCTCATTCAAAAATCGTCGGAGATTCTGCCCGCTCATCATCCAAAAGTCCGTAAAATTATGGCTGATAAATTACTGGCTGCGGGAGTCGATGTCATCTGTGATGCTGCTGTGAAGTCCTTGAAGAAAGGTAATATTATTTTACAAAGTGGCCCGCCTTTGGAAACTGACTTCACCGTATTTACGACGCAAGCGGGGGCACCTCAATGGTTGGCTGAGTCGGGGCTTAAGCTCGATGAACGAGGGTTTATTGCTGTGCGCGACACTCTGCAATCAGCGTCCCACCCGTTTATCTTTGCGGTGGGGGATGTGGCGACCATGGAGGATCATCCCCGGCCAAAGTCAGGGGTCTTTGCCGTGCGTCAGGGACAGCCTTTGTTTCACCACGTATCGCAGTATTTGAAGGGCCAAAAACCGAGTCAGTTTTATCCCCAAAAACGGTTTCTAAGCCTGATGTACACTGGGGATGGTGCGGTTCTAAGTCGGGGGGGGCTGGCCTTTAGCCACCCAGTATTGGCCAGATACAAAGATCATATTGATCGAAAGTTTATGAAGAAGTTCCAAAACCTAGAGCTTCGGGAGATGCGGACTCAGATTGGGATCGTGGAACGCTCTGACGAGTTTGAAGAAACTATTAGGTGTCACGGTTGTGCCGCCAAAGTTGGGTCACGAATTCTTCATGGAGCCTTAGAACGGCTTAAAAAAGAGCCATGGAAGCCTAAGGCGGACTTTGCATTACACCACGACGATGCTGCTATCTTAGATATACCATCCGACACTCGTCTCTTGCAAACAGTCGACCACCTAACAGCATTTGTGAGCGACCCCTATATCTTTGGTCGCATTGCGGCTAACCACTGTTTGAGCGATATCTATGCAATGGGGGGCAAGCCTCACTCTGCCTTGGCCAATATTATCGTGCCGTATGCTGACCAGAGGATTATGGAAGAAGACATCTATCAAACTCTAGAGGGGATGATGACAAGCCTTGAGTCTAGCAAGACTGCCCTTCTTGGAGGGCATACCTCAGAGGGGCAGCACCTCAGCTTAAGCCTTACTGTCAACGGTCTGATGCCACCTTCTGGTGCATTGGCAAAAACAAGCGTGAAGGCAGGACACAAACTTATTCTGACGAAGGCGTTGGGAACAGGAGTCCTACTTGCGGCTGCGATGCGAATCAAGGCTCGGGGAGTATGGATCGATCATGGGATTTCCTCTATGATAATGGATAACGGTGCAGCGGCGGCTTGTTTTGTAAAACATCGTGCTTCTGCCTGTACTGATGTAACCGGCTTTGGCCTGATTGGACATCTCCAAGAAATGCTAATCAGCGAAAACCTGGGTGCGAAACTTTTTCGCGATGCGATTCCTGTATTGGCAGGTGCGCTGGAGGTGAGCGAACGTGGTATCGTTAGTTCACTTTTTGCCCAGAATCGAGCTTTTCTGGATTCGCTAAGCTATCGAGATCAAGATCCGAAAGCTAAGATCTTGGTGGATCCCCAAACTTCAGGCGGGCTTCTGGCTGCGATTCCAGCCGAAACTGCCGATCAGTGTCTTGTGGATCTGCGAGCAGCTGGCTACTTGGATGCATCGATCATTGGCCAGTTAGAGCCCTTGGGAACCGCCCAGCCCATGGAGCTAATCTAA